A region from the Enterobacter roggenkampii genome encodes:
- a CDS encoding GIY-YIG nuclease family protein: protein MFDFYPEKTYSRTEVMSKPSPVPPVNGVYFWWFKEIPPGVPTEGCITSDGYTLLYVGISPDQRGKPNSRSNLRKRIKTHYSGNAAGSTLRRTLGVLLSGLSGFPLRRVGSGSRMTFTHPGEQWLDAWMEKNAKVHWHPVEAPWELEDMLIASLSLPLNIQGNAHGFKMTLSRMRSQAAAEARWMEIADERGSRRRVVVQ, encoded by the coding sequence ATGTTCGATTTTTATCCCGAGAAAACCTATAGCAGAACAGAAGTAATGAGCAAACCATCGCCAGTTCCGCCAGTAAATGGCGTCTACTTCTGGTGGTTTAAGGAGATCCCTCCAGGTGTGCCGACAGAGGGCTGCATCACCTCAGACGGCTACACGCTGCTATACGTTGGTATTTCGCCCGACCAGAGAGGGAAACCTAACAGCCGTTCGAACTTAAGGAAACGAATCAAAACGCATTACAGCGGCAATGCGGCTGGATCAACACTCAGGCGCACGCTGGGTGTGTTATTGAGTGGTTTAAGTGGCTTTCCCCTGCGGCGCGTGGGTTCAGGATCCAGAATGACATTTACTCACCCTGGCGAGCAGTGGCTTGACGCCTGGATGGAAAAGAATGCAAAGGTTCACTGGCATCCTGTCGAAGCGCCCTGGGAACTTGAGGATATGCTGATTGCATCGCTTTCCTTACCACTAAACATTCAGGGAAATGCTCATGGCTTTAAAATGACGCTTTCAAGAATGCGTAGTCAGGCTGCTGCGGAGGCAAGATGGATGGAGATTGCTGATGAGCGGGGTTCCAGAAGAAGAGTAGTGGTACAGTAA
- a CDS encoding GrxA family glutaredoxin: MFAVIFGRPGCPYCVRAKELAEKLTEERDDFNFRYVDIHAEGITKADLEKTVGKPVETVPQIFLDQKHIGGCTDFEAYAKEHLGLFAAQ, encoded by the coding sequence ATGTTTGCAGTTATTTTTGGTCGTCCAGGGTGCCCTTACTGTGTGCGCGCGAAAGAGTTGGCTGAGAAACTGACCGAAGAGCGCGATGACTTCAACTTCCGCTATGTGGACATCCACGCGGAAGGCATCACCAAAGCCGATCTGGAAAAAACTGTCGGTAAGCCGGTTGAAACCGTACCGCAGATCTTCCTCGATCAGAAACACATTGGCGGCTGCACCGACTTTGAAGCTTACGCCAAAGAGCACCTGGGCCTGTTTGCTGCCCAGTAA
- a CDS encoding metalloregulator ArsR/SmtB family transcription factor: protein MLHPLHLFKTLSDETRLAIVMLLREAGELCVCDLCAATAESQPKVSRHMALLRESGLVIDRREGKWVHYRLSPNMPAWAAAVIDTSWNCLREETRMKLKNRLPGSC, encoded by the coding sequence ATGCTCCACCCACTCCACCTCTTCAAAACCCTCTCCGACGAAACGCGGCTCGCCATCGTCATGCTGCTCCGCGAAGCGGGCGAGCTGTGCGTCTGCGATCTCTGCGCCGCCACCGCCGAATCTCAGCCTAAAGTCTCCCGCCACATGGCGCTGCTGCGCGAGTCCGGGCTGGTGATCGACCGTCGCGAGGGTAAGTGGGTCCATTACCGTCTCTCTCCCAACATGCCTGCATGGGCGGCAGCCGTTATCGACACCAGCTGGAACTGCCTGCGGGAAGAGACGCGTATGAAGCTGAAAAACCGGCTTCCGGGTTCGTGCTAA
- a CDS encoding phage virion morphogenesis protein, with translation MPSFLPLRKYIHRLWWKLPDLLARFRSRANSNCVQFEGKVLSIARVHHYGLHDHVSRGGLEALYAGRRSLGINNAVVIIVRNTVLHLLRKNFMY, from the coding sequence ATGCCATCCTTTTTACCATTGAGAAAATACATACACAGGTTGTGGTGGAAGTTGCCCGACCTTTTGGCGCGTTTTAGATCCAGAGCAAATTCTAACTGTGTGCAGTTTGAGGGGAAGGTGCTGTCGATTGCGCGGGTGCATCATTACGGCTTGCATGATCATGTAAGCCGTGGTGGGCTGGAGGCACTGTATGCGGGGCGCAGATCTTTAGGCATTAATAATGCCGTTGTGATCATTGTCCGTAATACCGTCCTCCATTTGTTAAGAAAAAACTTTATGTATTAG
- a CDS encoding aspartate:alanine antiporter, producing the protein MNINVADLLNGNYILLLFVVLALGLCLGKLRLGSVQLGNSIGVLVVSLLLGQQHFSINTDALNLGFMLFIFCVGVEAGPNFFSIFFRDGKNYLMLALVMVGSALLIALGLGKLFGWDIGLTAGMLAGSMTSTPVLVGAGDTLRHSGMAGEQLSTALDHLSLGYALTYLIGLVSLIVGARYLPKLQHQDLQTSAQQIARERGLDTDSKRKVYLPVIRAYRVGPELVAWADGKNLRELGIYRQTGCYIERIRRNGILANPDGDAVLQMGDDIALVGYPDAHARLDPSFRNGKEVFDRDLLDMRIVTEEIVVKNHNAVGRRLAQLKLTDHGCFLNRVIRSQIEMPIDDNVVLNKGDVLQVSGDARRVKTVADRIGFISIHSQVTDLLAFCAFFIVGLMIGMITFQFSNFSFGIGNAAGLLFAGIMLGFLRANHPTFGYIPQGALNMVKEFGLMVFMAGVGLSAGSGIGHSLGAVGWQMLVSGLIVSLVPVVICFLFGAYVLRMNRALLFGAMMGARTCAPAMEIISDTARSNIPALGYAGTYAIANVLLTLAGTLIIIIWPGLG; encoded by the coding sequence GTGAATATAAACGTCGCAGACTTGTTAAATGGGAATTACATCCTGTTATTATTTGTGGTACTGGCGCTGGGCCTTTGCCTGGGTAAATTGCGCCTGGGTTCGGTTCAACTCGGTAATTCCATTGGCGTTTTAGTCGTCTCCTTATTATTAGGGCAGCAGCACTTCAGCATTAACACGGACGCGCTCAACTTAGGTTTTATGCTGTTTATTTTTTGTGTTGGCGTGGAAGCGGGGCCGAACTTTTTTTCTATTTTCTTCCGCGACGGCAAAAATTATCTGATGCTGGCGCTGGTGATGGTCGGCAGCGCGCTGCTGATCGCGTTAGGGCTGGGTAAACTGTTTGGCTGGGATATCGGGCTAACGGCCGGTATGCTGGCAGGCTCGATGACCTCCACTCCGGTGCTGGTGGGTGCCGGTGATACCCTGCGCCACTCCGGTATGGCCGGGGAACAGCTCTCCACCGCCCTCGACCACCTGAGCCTGGGCTATGCCCTGACCTATCTGATTGGTCTGGTAAGCCTGATCGTTGGCGCACGCTACCTGCCAAAACTACAGCATCAGGATTTGCAGACCAGCGCCCAGCAAATCGCCCGCGAGCGCGGTCTGGATACCGACTCCAAACGTAAAGTTTATCTCCCGGTGATCCGCGCCTACCGCGTCGGGCCGGAGCTGGTGGCGTGGGCTGACGGCAAAAACCTGCGCGAACTGGGGATTTACCGCCAGACGGGCTGCTACATCGAACGTATCCGCCGCAACGGCATTCTGGCGAACCCGGACGGCGACGCGGTGCTGCAGATGGGCGACGACATCGCGCTGGTCGGTTACCCGGACGCCCACGCCCGTCTCGACCCGAGCTTCCGTAACGGCAAAGAGGTGTTCGACCGCGACCTGCTCGACATGCGCATCGTCACCGAAGAGATCGTGGTGAAAAACCATAACGCCGTGGGCCGCCGCCTGGCGCAGCTGAAGCTGACCGACCACGGCTGCTTCCTCAACCGCGTGATCCGCAGCCAGATTGAGATGCCGATCGACGACAACGTGGTGCTCAACAAAGGCGACGTGCTGCAGGTCAGCGGCGACGCCCGCCGCGTGAAAACCGTGGCCGACCGCATCGGCTTTATCTCCATTCACAGCCAGGTCACCGACCTGCTGGCCTTCTGCGCCTTCTTTATCGTTGGCCTGATGATCGGGATGATCACCTTCCAGTTCAGCAACTTTAGCTTCGGCATCGGTAACGCCGCCGGGCTGCTGTTCGCCGGGATCATGCTGGGCTTCCTGCGAGCGAACCACCCGACCTTCGGTTACATTCCGCAGGGCGCGCTGAACATGGTGAAAGAGTTCGGTCTGATGGTCTTTATGGCGGGCGTGGGCTTAAGCGCGGGCAGCGGCATTGGCCACAGCCTGGGTGCCGTTGGCTGGCAGATGTTGGTTTCCGGACTTATCGTCAGCCTGGTGCCGGTGGTGATCTGCTTCCTGTTCGGCGCCTACGTGCTGCGCATGAACCGCGCCCTGCTCTTCGGGGCGATGATGGGGGCGCGTACCTGTGCGCCTGCTATGGAAATCATCAGCGACACCGCGCGCAGCAACATTCCGGCGCTGGGCTATGCGGGCACGTACGCCATTGCCAACGTACTGCTCACGCTGGCGGGTACGCTGATCATCATCATCTGGCCGGGGCTCGGATAA
- a CDS encoding arsenic transporter: protein MFLAGAIFLFTLVLVIWQPKGLSIGWSATIGAVLALASGVIHINDIPVVWNIVWNATATFIAVIIISLLLDESGFFEWAALHVARWGKGRGRLLFTWIILLGAAVAALFANDGAALILTPIVIAMLLALGFSKQATLAFVMAAGFIADTASLPLIVSNLVNIVSADFFALGFSEYASVMIPVDIAAIAATLVMLHLFFRKEIPPEYDLAKLQEPARAIHDLPTFRTGWIVLLLLLVGFFVLEPLGIPVSAIATVGALILFAVAKRGHAINTGKVLRGAPWQIVIFSLGMYLVVYGLRNAGLTDSLTGVLNSLAGHGLWATTLGTGFITAFLSSIMNNMPTVLIGALSIDGSTATGLIKDAMIYANVIGCDLGPKITPIGSLATLLWLHVLAQKNMTITWGGYFRTGIIMTLPVLFVTLAALALRLSFTP from the coding sequence ATGTTTCTGGCAGGGGCAATTTTTCTGTTTACGCTGGTGCTGGTCATCTGGCAGCCCAAAGGACTGAGTATCGGCTGGAGCGCGACTATCGGCGCCGTGCTGGCGCTGGCTAGCGGCGTGATTCACATTAACGATATTCCGGTAGTCTGGAATATCGTCTGGAACGCCACGGCAACGTTTATCGCCGTTATCATTATCAGTCTGCTGCTGGATGAGTCCGGCTTTTTCGAGTGGGCAGCGCTGCACGTCGCTCGCTGGGGGAAAGGTCGGGGGCGATTGCTGTTTACCTGGATTATCCTGCTGGGCGCAGCCGTCGCAGCGCTGTTTGCTAATGACGGCGCGGCGCTGATCCTCACGCCTATCGTCATCGCCATGCTGCTGGCGTTGGGGTTCAGCAAGCAGGCCACGCTGGCGTTTGTGATGGCGGCAGGTTTTATCGCCGATACCGCCAGCCTGCCGCTGATTGTCTCCAACCTGGTCAACATCGTCTCGGCAGACTTCTTCGCGCTGGGGTTCAGCGAGTACGCTTCGGTGATGATCCCGGTGGATATCGCCGCGATTGCCGCAACGCTGGTCATGCTGCACCTGTTCTTTCGCAAGGAAATTCCTCCAGAATATGACCTGGCGAAACTCCAGGAGCCTGCGCGGGCCATTCACGACCTCCCGACGTTCAGAACGGGCTGGATCGTCCTCCTCCTTCTGCTCGTCGGTTTCTTCGTGCTTGAACCTCTCGGCATTCCGGTCAGCGCCATTGCGACCGTCGGCGCGCTGATTTTATTCGCTGTCGCAAAACGCGGACATGCGATAAATACCGGAAAAGTGCTGCGCGGCGCGCCGTGGCAGATCGTCATCTTCTCGCTGGGGATGTATCTGGTGGTGTATGGCCTGCGTAATGCCGGGCTGACGGACTCTCTCACAGGCGTACTGAATAGCCTGGCCGGACACGGGCTGTGGGCCACCACGCTGGGAACCGGGTTCATCACCGCGTTCCTGTCATCCATAATGAACAATATGCCCACGGTGCTGATTGGCGCGCTGTCCATTGACGGCAGCACGGCAACAGGGTTGATAAAGGACGCGATGATTTACGCCAACGTGATTGGCTGCGATCTGGGGCCAAAAATCACGCCTATTGGTAGTCTCGCCACCCTGCTCTGGCTTCACGTGCTGGCGCAGAAAAACATGACGATTACCTGGGGCGGCTATTTCCGGACGGGCATCATCATGACGCTGCCGGTCCTGTTTGTGACGCTCGCCGCCCTGGCACTTCGTCTCTCCTTCACACCGTAA
- a CDS encoding inner membrane protein YbjM, with the protein MNMKRNWAGVISCFLLFTVVCMSLAFNVKGAFRASGHPELGLLFFTLPGAAASFLSRKGEVVKPLLGAMLAAPLCLLMMRLLYISTRSFWQELAWLMSAVFWCALGALCYLFVRSLLHNRRHHK; encoded by the coding sequence TTGAATATGAAACGAAACTGGGCGGGGGTGATCAGCTGCTTTTTGCTGTTCACGGTCGTATGCATGTCGCTTGCTTTTAACGTGAAAGGGGCATTCAGGGCGTCGGGTCATCCGGAGCTCGGGTTGCTCTTTTTTACCCTGCCGGGGGCAGCTGCCAGTTTTCTCTCCCGTAAAGGGGAGGTGGTGAAGCCACTGCTGGGCGCCATGCTGGCCGCGCCGCTCTGTTTGCTGATGATGCGCTTGCTGTATATCTCTACGCGGAGTTTCTGGCAGGAGCTGGCGTGGTTGATGAGCGCTGTTTTCTGGTGCGCCCTTGGCGCGCTCTGCTACTTATTTGTGCGCAGTCTGCTTCATAACCGACGGCACCACAAATAA
- a CDS encoding sensor domain-containing diguanylate cyclase, whose translation MLVLLILVQASLLIGHLLYQRGYVEDNAARILRNTAILQSQQFDTSLNAMRYQMRFIGNAFLLNHTVTPENAQPFLQGELKRAWLDGVVVFDEDGDFLSSRALFPFERALDASTLAQASFRQHPLFTDFRRDEVTESLFYWQSNGTDKNTLGFVMFRAVRDAHGRFLGGALGFFNGNTMNDMFRKMEAQGFDLGQGGAMAVLDRDNAVQLARMGANDGSQLNTSDPRLAKLLEYASDTAQVQRYTSPIDGVERMGVFLNLNERKWVLAVGLARKDVLHGWYYQALWTALAILVISITQWFLMHYIHVNALQRARFQQEARLDPLTGLANRRQFDEWSLRACNLARRHQQPLCLMSMDLDFFKRINDTWGHDGGDAVLKHIGNALPALVRGSDIVARFGGEEFVVAMPQTSLETAAEIAERVRMSLASQNVDFNGQTIRFTASMGLVCMTPDELEIEHGVQSALARADRELYRAKREGRNRVCVAS comes from the coding sequence TTGTTAGTACTGTTGATTTTGGTTCAGGCGAGTCTGCTGATTGGGCATCTGCTCTACCAGCGCGGCTATGTGGAGGATAACGCCGCACGTATCCTTCGCAATACGGCCATACTCCAGTCCCAGCAGTTTGATACCAGCCTTAACGCGATGCGCTACCAGATGCGCTTTATCGGGAATGCCTTTCTGCTCAACCATACGGTCACGCCTGAAAACGCGCAGCCATTCCTGCAAGGGGAGCTCAAGCGCGCCTGGCTGGATGGCGTTGTCGTCTTTGATGAAGACGGTGATTTTCTCAGCAGCCGCGCGCTATTTCCTTTTGAGCGCGCTCTGGACGCCTCTACGCTTGCGCAGGCCAGCTTTCGGCAGCACCCTCTGTTTACTGATTTTCGCCGGGATGAAGTTACCGAAAGTTTGTTTTACTGGCAGAGCAACGGCACGGATAAAAACACGTTGGGCTTCGTGATGTTCCGTGCAGTGCGCGATGCACATGGTCGCTTTCTTGGTGGTGCGTTGGGTTTCTTCAATGGTAACACCATGAACGATATGTTTCGCAAAATGGAAGCGCAGGGCTTCGATTTAGGTCAGGGTGGGGCGATGGCGGTCCTTGATCGTGACAATGCGGTGCAGCTTGCCCGTATGGGGGCGAATGACGGTTCGCAATTGAACACCTCCGACCCGCGCCTCGCGAAGCTGCTGGAATACGCAAGCGATACCGCACAGGTCCAACGATATACCTCTCCGATTGATGGCGTTGAACGTATGGGAGTATTTCTTAACCTCAACGAACGCAAATGGGTGCTGGCCGTCGGGCTGGCCAGAAAAGACGTGCTGCACGGCTGGTATTATCAGGCTCTGTGGACGGCGCTGGCGATTCTGGTTATCTCCATTACGCAGTGGTTTCTGATGCATTACATTCACGTCAACGCCCTGCAGCGGGCGCGTTTCCAGCAGGAGGCGCGGCTCGATCCGCTCACCGGGCTGGCAAACCGTCGCCAGTTTGATGAGTGGTCTTTGCGGGCCTGCAATCTTGCCCGTCGGCATCAGCAGCCCCTGTGCCTGATGAGCATGGATCTGGATTTCTTCAAGCGTATTAACGACACCTGGGGCCATGACGGCGGCGATGCGGTGCTGAAGCATATTGGCAACGCGCTTCCGGCACTGGTGAGAGGCAGCGACATTGTCGCCCGCTTCGGCGGGGAAGAGTTTGTCGTGGCAATGCCGCAGACCTCTCTGGAGACGGCCGCTGAGATCGCCGAGCGCGTACGGATGAGCCTTGCCAGCCAGAACGTCGACTTCAACGGGCAGACGATCCGCTTCACCGCCAGCATGGGGCTCGTATGCATGACGCCGGATGAACTGGAGATTGAACATGGCGTGCAGTCAGCCCTGGCGCGAGCCGATCGTGAGCTTTATCGTGCAAAACGTGAGGGGCGCAACCGGGTCTGCGTGGCGAGCTAG
- a CDS encoding AAA family ATPase, protein MHIKKVELKKFKKYKDSSIKLNNELSLVVGGNNSGKSSLLQAMATWQFCKTLLEIEKGRLSWTRGATNQGLGLGIVDFTPMFIPSLSHLWTNLKSQKQTESDGYTLKIKLYWDDKSGNEKHLEMGLSLANDRLFIKNTASNLSITEIQNTDGSPNNENIPQIAYLPPFAGITDREVRMSPAMRNRLIGQGLSGGVIRNSLYDIHLSNHLKRQKLKGTGDRISTKNLNELRSRDAWEILQKTLFDIFSLKIEVTPFNEQYHSYLKIECVSGVANGYQFAKHKNFNARDIMVEGSGFLQWLSVYTLALSEEFNVILLDEPDAHLHTQLQKNLTERLEEITIRNGKQVLLATHSTELIRAYEPYKILALSNAKGKYLGSDDDKIGLLSGIGTMFSPKVHKLTEQKRLLIVEGVSDERFLKKIFTKLNLEWPKNLVTWFWTGKSSERFQLYKQLKAEIPDLKTISIRDRDDDSDGSVDINLKDKGTTYNDPNFQAMKWRRRHIENYFLDVTAISLAANKSEQSVHSFFGLRHALFMPPSIVSSDIAHALRDARGKEIFIDGKNSLKHEFSITRDDVLEHMSTDRICDDIKIFCQSLISFSNT, encoded by the coding sequence ATGCATATAAAAAAGGTTGAGCTAAAAAAATTCAAAAAATACAAAGACTCCTCAATAAAATTAAATAATGAGCTGAGTCTTGTAGTGGGAGGCAATAACTCTGGAAAGTCGTCTTTACTTCAAGCGATGGCAACATGGCAGTTTTGCAAAACTTTATTGGAAATTGAAAAAGGAAGATTAAGCTGGACAAGGGGAGCGACAAATCAAGGTCTGGGATTAGGTATAGTTGATTTCACCCCAATGTTCATCCCATCCCTAAGCCATTTATGGACGAATTTAAAATCCCAAAAGCAAACAGAATCAGATGGGTATACTCTTAAAATAAAATTATACTGGGATGATAAATCGGGTAATGAAAAACATTTAGAAATGGGATTATCATTAGCCAACGACAGACTTTTCATCAAAAACACAGCCAGTAACCTATCCATAACTGAAATTCAGAATACTGATGGTTCTCCAAACAATGAAAACATCCCTCAAATTGCTTACCTGCCACCTTTCGCTGGAATTACAGACCGCGAAGTCAGAATGAGCCCAGCAATGCGAAATAGATTAATAGGGCAAGGTTTGTCCGGCGGAGTAATAAGAAACTCTCTATACGACATCCATCTATCGAATCATCTCAAACGCCAAAAACTCAAAGGAACAGGAGACAGAATTTCAACAAAGAACTTAAACGAATTACGATCCCGAGATGCGTGGGAAATTTTACAAAAAACACTATTTGATATTTTTTCACTTAAAATTGAAGTCACACCATTCAATGAACAATATCATAGTTATTTAAAAATAGAATGCGTTTCAGGCGTTGCCAATGGATATCAATTCGCTAAACATAAGAATTTTAATGCTAGAGACATAATGGTTGAAGGAAGTGGCTTTCTTCAATGGTTGAGTGTTTACACCCTAGCGTTATCGGAAGAATTCAATGTGATTTTACTTGATGAACCGGATGCTCACCTACATACGCAACTGCAGAAAAACCTTACAGAACGCTTAGAAGAAATAACCATCAGGAATGGTAAGCAAGTATTATTGGCAACACATTCAACAGAGCTTATTAGAGCATATGAACCGTATAAGATACTTGCTCTTTCAAATGCAAAAGGTAAATACCTAGGCTCTGATGATGATAAAATTGGGTTGCTGAGTGGCATAGGCACAATGTTTAGCCCTAAAGTGCATAAATTAACAGAACAAAAACGATTATTAATAGTTGAAGGTGTTAGCGATGAGAGATTTTTGAAGAAAATTTTCACAAAATTAAATCTTGAATGGCCTAAAAATCTTGTAACTTGGTTTTGGACCGGAAAATCCTCTGAGAGATTTCAGCTTTACAAACAACTCAAAGCCGAGATTCCCGATTTAAAAACCATTAGCATAAGAGACCGAGATGATGACAGCGATGGTTCCGTTGATATCAATCTAAAAGATAAAGGTACTACTTATAACGACCCTAACTTCCAAGCAATGAAGTGGAGGCGAAGACACATCGAAAATTATTTCTTGGATGTTACAGCCATATCCTTAGCTGCAAATAAAAGTGAACAAAGCGTGCATAGTTTCTTTGGTCTTAGACATGCTTTGTTCATGCCGCCATCAATAGTTTCTTCGGATATAGCTCATGCCCTTAGAGATGCACGAGGTAAAGAAATTTTCATTGATGGAAAAAATAGCCTTAAACATGAATTCTCAATTACAAGAGACGATGTCCTTGAGCATATGAGCACGGATAGAATATGCGATGATATAAAAATCTTTTGCCAAAGCTTAATAAGCTTTTCTAATACATAA
- the arsC gene encoding glutaredoxin-dependent arsenate reductase: MSHITIYHNPACGTSRNTLEMIRNSGAEPEIILYLETPPSRDTLTALIADMGISVRDLLRKNVEPYEQLGLAEDSFTDDQLIDFMLQHPILINRPIVVTPLGTRLCRPSEVVLDILPDAQKGAFTKEDGEAVVDASGKNILKK; encoded by the coding sequence ATGAGCCACATCACCATTTACCACAACCCCGCCTGCGGCACCTCGCGCAACACGCTGGAGATGATCCGCAACAGCGGCGCGGAGCCAGAGATTATTCTCTATCTGGAAACGCCACCGTCGCGCGATACGCTGACCGCCCTGATTGCCGATATGGGCATTTCGGTGCGCGATTTGCTGCGTAAAAACGTGGAGCCCTATGAACAGCTCGGCCTGGCCGAAGACAGCTTCACCGACGACCAGCTTATCGATTTTATGCTGCAACACCCGATCCTGATTAACCGTCCGATTGTGGTGACGCCGCTGGGCACCCGCCTGTGCCGCCCGTCTGAAGTCGTCCTCGACATTCTGCCGGACGCGCAAAAAGGGGCGTTTACGAAAGAGGATGGCGAAGCGGTGGTGGACGCCAGCGGGAAGAATATCCTGAAAAAATAA
- a CDS encoding SEFIR domain-containing protein, producing MEANPPKVFVSYSWTTPEHEDFVIKLAEDLVSSGVDVIIDKWCLRDGQDSYAFMESMVNDKTISKVLIISDKGYAEKANNRKGGVGTETQIISPEIYSSAEQTKFVVVVTEKDDEGRFYVPNFYKGRLFIDMTDSSSMSEGVERILRWIFDRPVFVKPELGKKPAFLDEPSEVSLGTTAYYTRAMDAIRNGKITAAGCYDEYLTVLANNLERIRFRTAEHDEPDEAFLKNIESFIPARNEFINLTYLAARYNTGMDYSKSLHKFFEAALSYYYPQENVGAYHNYDFDNYKFLIHELYLYSIAALLKNERFNECLDLFSGFYISRKIERGNDPLSSFIDIRAYVEILQWRNEHKKLRRLSLHADLLKERCHSVPITFTDINQADFVCYLRSVIQSADYYYMWWPTTLLYVRGYFPFEIFAKSKSKGYFSKIKGLIAIEDADKFKQNMHKLEESDRLPKWEFDRISPVSLSNADGIATIE from the coding sequence ATGGAAGCTAACCCCCCAAAAGTTTTTGTATCATATAGTTGGACAACTCCTGAGCATGAAGATTTTGTAATTAAGCTGGCTGAGGATTTAGTTAGCTCAGGTGTGGATGTAATAATAGATAAATGGTGTCTTCGTGATGGGCAAGACTCTTATGCATTTATGGAAAGCATGGTCAATGACAAAACTATTAGTAAAGTATTGATCATCAGCGATAAAGGATATGCAGAGAAAGCTAATAATCGAAAAGGTGGGGTTGGTACAGAAACTCAAATAATTTCACCAGAAATTTATTCTTCTGCAGAGCAAACGAAGTTTGTCGTTGTCGTCACAGAAAAGGATGACGAAGGACGGTTCTATGTGCCGAACTTTTATAAAGGTCGTTTATTCATTGATATGACCGACTCAAGTTCCATGTCTGAAGGAGTTGAAAGGATTCTAAGATGGATATTCGATAGACCTGTTTTTGTTAAGCCGGAACTGGGAAAGAAACCTGCGTTTCTTGACGAACCGTCTGAAGTTTCCCTCGGAACGACAGCATATTATACCAGGGCTATGGATGCTATACGCAACGGTAAGATTACCGCAGCAGGATGTTATGATGAATACTTAACTGTCTTGGCTAATAACCTTGAACGTATAAGATTTCGTACGGCAGAACATGATGAACCTGATGAAGCATTTCTTAAAAATATAGAGTCTTTTATCCCAGCGAGAAATGAATTTATTAATTTAACTTACTTGGCTGCAAGATATAATACAGGCATGGATTACTCTAAGAGTCTTCACAAGTTCTTTGAGGCTGCACTTAGTTATTATTATCCCCAAGAGAATGTTGGTGCTTACCATAATTATGATTTTGATAATTATAAATTTCTGATTCATGAGTTATATTTATATTCAATTGCTGCATTACTGAAAAATGAGCGTTTTAATGAATGCCTTGATTTGTTTAGTGGTTTTTATATATCTAGAAAAATCGAAAGAGGTAATGATCCACTTTCTTCATTTATTGATATCAGGGCGTATGTGGAAATCCTACAATGGAGGAATGAACATAAGAAATTAAGGCGGCTTTCGCTTCACGCGGATCTTTTGAAAGAGAGATGTCATTCGGTTCCAATTACGTTCACTGATATAAATCAAGCTGACTTTGTTTGTTATCTCCGTTCAGTAATTCAATCTGCAGACTACTACTACATGTGGTGGCCCACAACATTACTTTATGTAAGAGGTTATTTTCCTTTTGAGATTTTTGCCAAATCTAAATCAAAAGGTTACTTCTCAAAAATTAAAGGCCTCATAGCAATTGAAGATGCCGATAAATTTAAGCAGAATATGCATAAATTGGAAGAAAGTGATAGGCTACCTAAATGGGAATTTGATCGGATTTCACCTGTGAGCCTTAGTAATGCAGATGGCATTGCCACAATAGAATGA